The DNA sequence GCAGCGATCGTGGAAGCGCTTGAGCTGCATCTCTCTGCCGATGTTGATCCAGAATTTGAAGAACTGGATTCCCTCGTGCACGATCATCTTCTCGAAGCGTGGCGCCTGCTTGAGGAACTGTTTGTGCTCTTCGGGCGTGCAGAAGCCCATGACCGGCTCGACGCCGGCGCGGTTGTACCAGGAGCGGTCGAAGAGCACGAATTCCCCAGCCGTCGGCATGGTCGCGACATAGCGCTGAAAATACCATTGCCCGCGTTCGGTCTCCGTCGGCTTCGTCAGTGCCACGATGCGCGCCCAGCGTGGGTTCAGATTGCCCATGGTCGCCTGGATCGCGCCGCCTTTGCCGGCAGCGTCGCGACCTTCGAACAGCGCGATGATGCGTTTTCCGGTTTTCTGCTGCCAGAGCTGGACCTTGACGAGCTCGATCTGAAGTTTCTCCAGCGTCTCTAAATATTCGTCGTCGTCGAGCTTCTTCTTGTAGGGATAATCATCGGACGAAAACGCCTCGTCGTCGATCCACTTCGGCAACTCGGGATTGTCGATGTCGAAGATGCGGCTCTTGCCGCCGATCTGCAGTTCCACTGCGCGGCTTTCAGCCTTTTCCGTCGCCTCCGCTAACGCCATGTACTCGCCCTTTCGGCTTGGCGCACGGGCCCGAAAACCGGCTTCGATCATCGGCAGGATCATGCGCGTTTTCAAACTTCTGCAGCTTCAAGCAGCGCCGAAAAGTCGCGGTGCTCAAGCCTCGATTTCCTTGGAGGAGGCCACAATTGCATTGCGGATTCAAGCCGGTCGTGAAAATCATGTCATGAAGGATCGCTATTCCTCGATCATTTTGGTTCGGGAGGAAGACAAAGTGATTCATGAGGATGTCGAGGTGGACGGTTCGAAAGCGTTCTGGCGGAACCTGGTGCCGCGACTGAAAGCAGAGCGCTGGCTTCTGGGCCTCACCCTGCTTTTGGCGATCCTTGCGACATTTGCCGGCATCCACTTCCTGATCGTGCTTCTCTTCTGGATCGTGCTGGTCGCGGCCCTGCTCAACCGCAGCGCGCCGGCCTCGGTGATCTTGAGCCCGGCCAAGGCGGTGGCGGTCGACGGCCCGACCAGCGATCCGCTGGTGCCGGCGCTGAACGCGCTCGACATGCCCGTGTTGGTCGTGGCTGCCGACGAGACGGTGGTCTTCCAGAACATCGCCGCGGAGAAGGCCTTCGGCACCATTCCGCCGAACACTTACCTGGCGGCCCGGGTGCGTGCGCCCGGTGTTCTCGACATGATCCGCGAGACGATGGCGACCGGCAAAGCCAACCAGATCGAGCATACCGAGCGCCTGCCTTCGGATGCCGTCTATGTCGTGCGCGTGGCACC is a window from the Ensifer adhaerens genome containing:
- the ppk2 gene encoding polyphosphate kinase 2 gives rise to the protein MALAEATEKAESRAVELQIGGKSRIFDIDNPELPKWIDDEAFSSDDYPYKKKLDDDEYLETLEKLQIELVKVQLWQQKTGKRIIALFEGRDAAGKGGAIQATMGNLNPRWARIVALTKPTETERGQWYFQRYVATMPTAGEFVLFDRSWYNRAGVEPVMGFCTPEEHKQFLKQAPRFEKMIVHEGIQFFKFWINIGREMQLKRFHDRCHDPLKIWKLSPMDIAALNKWDDYTAKRDEMLKATHTDHAPWTVVRGNDKRRARLNLIRHILSTLDYDRKDKAAIGEIDDKIVGSGPGFLK